A single genomic interval of Agromyces cerinus harbors:
- the paaA gene encoding 1,2-phenylacetyl-CoA epoxidase subunit PaaA, whose protein sequence is MTSPADLSVVDPELSVEEARFNDLIAADSRIEPRDWMPDAYRKTLIRQISQHAHSEIIGMQPESNWITRAPSLKRKAILMAKVQDEAGHGLYLYSAAQTLGITREEMTDQLITGRARYSSIFNYTTPTWADMGAIGWLVDGAAICNQVPLCRASYGPYGRAMVRICKEESFHQRQGFEILLELMQGTEAQREMAQDAVNRWYWPALQMFGPPDDQSPNSAQSMAWNIKRFSNDELRQRFVGMLVPQAEVMGVTLPDPNLRFNEETDEYDMSEIDWTEFNEVLAGRGPANAERIRRRREAHEDGAWVREAAHEYARKQSERALAAAGAVA, encoded by the coding sequence ATGACCTCTCCAGCAGACCTCAGCGTGGTCGACCCGGAGCTCTCCGTGGAGGAGGCCCGGTTCAACGACCTCATCGCCGCCGACTCCCGCATCGAGCCCCGCGACTGGATGCCCGATGCCTACCGCAAGACGCTCATCCGGCAGATCTCGCAGCATGCGCACTCCGAGATCATCGGCATGCAGCCCGAGTCGAACTGGATCACGCGCGCCCCGAGCCTGAAGCGCAAGGCGATCCTCATGGCGAAGGTGCAAGACGAGGCCGGCCACGGGCTCTACCTCTACTCGGCGGCGCAGACCCTCGGCATCACGCGCGAGGAGATGACGGACCAGCTCATCACCGGCCGGGCACGCTACTCGTCGATCTTCAACTACACGACGCCGACGTGGGCCGACATGGGCGCGATCGGATGGCTCGTCGACGGCGCCGCGATCTGCAACCAGGTGCCGCTCTGCCGCGCCTCGTACGGCCCGTACGGCCGGGCGATGGTGCGCATCTGCAAAGAAGAGTCGTTCCACCAGCGCCAGGGCTTCGAGATCCTGCTCGAGCTCATGCAGGGCACCGAGGCGCAGCGCGAGATGGCTCAGGACGCGGTGAACCGCTGGTACTGGCCCGCGCTGCAGATGTTCGGCCCGCCCGACGACCAGTCGCCGAACTCCGCCCAGTCGATGGCGTGGAACATCAAGCGCTTCTCGAACGACGAGCTGCGCCAGCGCTTCGTCGGCATGCTCGTGCCGCAGGCCGAGGTCATGGGCGTGACGCTGCCCGACCCGAACCTGCGCTTCAACGAGGAGACCGACGAGTACGACATGAGCGAGATCGACTGGACCGAGTTCAACGAGGTGCTCGCGGGCCGCGGCCCGGCGAACGCCGAGCGCATCCGCCGACGCCGCGAGGCCCACGAAGACGGGGCCTGGGTGCGCGAGGCGGCGCACGAGTACGCCCGCAAGCAGTCCGAGCGCGCGCTCGCCGCAGCAGGGGCGGTGGCGTGA
- the paaB gene encoding 1,2-phenylacetyl-CoA epoxidase subunit PaaB: MSTPGEIGTEAWPLWEVFVRANRGLSHVHVGSLHAPDADMAVRNARDLYTRRNEGISIWVVPADAITTSDPDAKGAFFESPAGKNYRHAVYYTKSEGVKHL, encoded by the coding sequence ATGTCGACACCCGGTGAGATCGGCACCGAGGCCTGGCCCCTCTGGGAGGTCTTCGTGCGCGCCAACCGCGGCCTCTCGCACGTGCACGTCGGCTCGCTGCACGCGCCCGACGCCGACATGGCGGTGCGCAACGCGCGCGACCTCTACACGCGCCGGAACGAGGGGATCTCGATCTGGGTCGTGCCCGCCGACGCGATCACGACGAGCGACCCCGACGCGAAGGGCGCCTTCTTCGAGAGCCCCGCCGGCAAGAACTACCGCCACGCGGTCTACTACACGAAGAGCGAAGGGGTGAAGCACCTGTGA
- the paaC gene encoding 1,2-phenylacetyl-CoA epoxidase subunit PaaC: MSGADLDPHGDVHGDVSVDRLALADELAGTAADGSTAVASADAAEYALRLGDDALVLAQQLGMWIARAPELEEDVALGNIALDLIGHARSLLHYAGTASGRSEDDLAYWRNEPEFRNAWLFEQPNGDFAHTIARQLAASVYLYELYSRLVDSTDPTLSAIAAKSVKEVDYHRDHATQWVLRLAGGTEESRRRMLLAIIDTWPYVDELFVDDALVERLAAAGIAVLPSTLRPAFDAVIDEVFAEAVLERPTGRTAFIASGGGRHGSHTEHLGPLLAEMQVLARAHPGASW; the protein is encoded by the coding sequence GTGAGCGGCGCCGACCTCGACCCGCACGGCGACGTCCACGGCGATGTCTCCGTCGATCGTCTCGCGCTCGCCGACGAGCTCGCGGGCACCGCGGCCGACGGCAGCACGGCGGTCGCCTCTGCGGATGCCGCGGAGTACGCGCTGCGCCTCGGCGACGACGCCCTCGTGCTCGCCCAGCAGCTCGGCATGTGGATCGCCCGCGCCCCCGAGCTCGAAGAGGACGTCGCGCTCGGCAACATCGCCCTCGACCTCATCGGACACGCCCGATCGCTGCTGCACTACGCCGGCACCGCGAGCGGTCGCAGCGAAGACGACCTCGCCTACTGGCGGAACGAACCCGAATTCCGCAACGCCTGGCTCTTCGAGCAGCCGAACGGCGACTTCGCCCACACGATCGCGCGGCAGCTCGCGGCATCCGTCTACCTGTACGAGCTGTACTCGCGACTCGTCGACTCCACCGACCCGACGCTCTCGGCGATCGCCGCGAAGTCGGTGAAGGAGGTCGACTACCACCGCGACCACGCGACCCAGTGGGTGCTGCGGCTCGCGGGCGGCACCGAGGAGTCGCGTCGCCGCATGCTCCTCGCGATCATCGACACCTGGCCCTACGTCGACGAGCTGTTCGTCGACGATGCGCTCGTCGAGCGGCTCGCCGCAGCGGGCATCGCGGTGCTGCCGTCGACCCTGCGCCCGGCGTTCGACGCCGTCATCGACGAGGTCTTCGCCGAGGCCGTGCTGGAGCGCCCGACCGGGCGCACGGCGTTCATCGCCTCGGGCGGCGGACGACACGGCAGCCACACCGAGCACCTCGGGCCGCTCCTCGCCGAGATGCAGGTGCTCGCCCGCGCGCACCCCGGAGCATCATGGTGA